The following nucleotide sequence is from Vidua chalybeata isolate OUT-0048 chromosome 21, bVidCha1 merged haplotype, whole genome shotgun sequence.
taacaaaaaaaaaaacagtctgcTCAAACAAGGAGCTCCCGAACACGTTGCGCACATTGTACTGGGAGCCCTGGAAGTCAGTGGTCTCCATCCACTGTGGTGATGGATGTGGAGAGCTGGAAGTGTACAAGGATGCTTGGTCTAATTAAATAAATCCTGAGCCGTATAATTTTTGAACATTTAGATATACCGTTGCGATGCTGGAACATTAATGTTCAGTAGTAACTGAATGTTACGAGTGGGAATGTAGCATTGTCCTCTTTTGTGTAATTTGTTTTTGCCTTCTAGTGTCTAAGCCAGGCCAGCCCGAGGATGCTGGCAGACAGGccaaaaaacagaagaaaaagaagcccAGGAAACAAACTGAGAAGAAGAATGCTCCTTCAGCCAAACACGTGGTTTCTAACACCAGTAAACCCACTCCAGGACAGAAAGCAGCCCCTCAAGCCAGCAAATCATCTCCACAGGGTGGTACACAGAACAGAAAGGAGAGTTTGCCTACAGGTAAGAATTCCAGTTTTGCCATGGTCTGACTGAAATGACCTGGGCTGAGATGGCTGCTTTTCACTTGCTTCACACAAGTCTAGTTTGGGAAGCGTAAATTGAGAACGTCATTGCTTATTTCATGTGCCCCAGAAGCTTTTGCCTATGGACAGGAATTTGTGCCATCACCACTGGGTGGCTCTCTGGAAACGGTGTTTAACTGAACTGCAGAGGTTTTGTGCATGTGAGTAACTTTGGGAATTACACGTGGATGCAAtccctgtcctgccagctcagctttCCTTTATGACAATGAAAAGCCAGATCACAGAGAAAAGATGTCCTGAGCCTCTCTGTTCCACAAGCCTGGGACTTGTCTTTGGCTtgccaggcagccccagggcatGCCAGGCCCACTGCTGGCAGTGTTGAATGATAAAAGGGGAAATTCTAAAGAAaccaatgaaataaaaactctgggtttgtttggattttccGTTCCATTCAAAGCATCTGAAGAGTTCCCAGAGTTTTTCCCATAGCCAGAGAAAGTGCTACTGTTCGGCTAATGCTgctttttaagtatttttattttctccctctcaTTTTCAGGAAGTAAAAGTGAACTGAGTTCCCCTTCTGTTTCTGCAATCAGTCTGTTGCGTCAGAGACTCCACGAGAAGATTAAAAAGGCTTCTGGACAGGTATGGGGACTCTGAATGTGTAtccatgtgtgtgtttgtgcactTGAAAtcctctccagcctcccagGGCATGTGGGGACAGGATCTCACAGGCTCAGGGTTTGAGCTGATTCCAGCTCGTTAGGAATTGCCTGTAGGGATTGCCAGGTGACCTGTGTATGTTCTCTGGAAAAACCTGTGAGAAAAGATGGGGTCAGCTTCAAAGAGAACGTGCCTTTGGTGATTTttaggaaaaagcaaaatagtgAGAGCCTGCAAGGGAACAGCTACAGGCTGTTGAGGGAGAGCAAAGGGTTTGAAATGTTGTTACTGTGTTTAGTGTCTCTAACAGCTGAGTCACAGCTTCACATCACAGGTGGTGCTTCTTAGGAGGAGTTTGAAATCAGGAAGTGGGGGACAGCCCACTTTTACTTCTGCTTTAACCCTTTAAGGCTTCTCATTCATGTCCATCCTTCTCCTTAGGATAATGCCAAGGAGTTAACCCCTGCAGTCCTGGAGAAGAGGCAGCGAAGGAAGtatgagagagagaggaagaaacgCCGGCGAAAGGAGTTAAAGATGAAGGcaaaaatggagaagaaagagacTGAGGAGGTACCAGCAGagccagaaaacaaaaaggaggagAGCAAAGCTGAGATTGTCTTCAACAGGGTTGAAGTTCATGAAGAGAATGAGTTAAACAAGatccagaagaagaaagagaagaggaaagctGTGAAAGGCAATATCACTCCTCTGACAGGCAAGAACTacaagcagctgctgagcaggctggagatcaggaagAATAAACTGGAGGAGCTCAAGGAGAAGGACGAGAAGAAAGCTCAGGAGCTGGAGACCAAGATAAAATGGACAAATGCTCTCTATAAGGCAGAAGGGGTGAAGATCCGTGACGACGAGGAGCGCCTGAAGGAGGCCCTGAAGCGCAAGGAGAAGCGGAAAGCCCAGCGCAAGAGGCAGTGGCAGGAACggactgtgagggtggtggaAAAGATGCAGCAGCGGCAGGACAAGCGCAAGAAGAACAtccagaagaagaagaaggagaggaTAGAGAAGAAGAAAGCCAGGGCCCGGAAGAAGGGCCGAGTTCTGCCAGAGGACTTGAAAAAAGCTGGGTTAAAGTGAGAGCGAGGCAGCTCTCCTGGCATTGGGGTTCCAGGGTGGGCTGTCTGTCACACggggctgtgtcactgtcccaggctgtggggcaggcaCTGCCACAGCTTCCAGCCTCATCATGCTAAAAAACCAGTTGTATGTTTGTTAATAAAGTTTCCTATCCTAAAGAAACACCTTCTGGCTGATTTCTAAtaggaattattatttttctaaagggGAAATGTCAGTTGCTGTCCCTTCCTCTGATGTGCAGCACAGTGTCTTTGCatcctctgggaatgggaaagaggaaaaggcaaaaagacCAAACACAGGATTCACCTCAACACAAAGATACTGCATGTGTCATAAAACCTTTGCTTATATGAACTTGAACAATACCTTTGAAAAGAAGAGTGCATCTTGGATACATTTATCCTCCCCACTACACgaaaactggaaataattttcaattttagaCAGTGCTGTTCATTTATAAGTTATGTTTTATCAGCATTAGGCCAATATAGACATAAACACACATGTACACGTGCATGGATTTATTATTGTGGGGCTAACTGAACTTTTCTGGATCATCCCTACGACACACTGACTGATCCTGATGGTAGAAGGATTGGCTCCAAGTCTGTCTTTggcaataataaaaaattaggcaaaaccccaaaaaaacttCTGGCAACCACAGGTGCCTGCAAGGGTTTCTTGGCACAGTTCACCAGTGCAAAATTGTATTTGGTCATTACCAATTTTGTCCTTTATTGTTtatacagaaatacaaatgtgAACTTGAGCAGCTGTTTGCCCAGCTCAGGAGGGAAAGTACAGCTTGGCTGTTGGCaattcagcctggggaagatTGGTGGGAACAATCTatccagaaaataaagcagctctgcccctgaGATCAGTCAAACCTTGCTGATGCCCTCCTGATCTTGGTTGGTGTGAACTGATAACTTGTACTGAGCTCAAAGAAGTTGAATTCTCGATTCTCTCGATCTGGCTCTTTGGAAGAAGCTCTTTTTTGCCTTATGCCTAAAGCTGATGAATGTGCTGTGAGGGGAatgcaggctgtgctgtgcagtgcttcccagctggatccctgCCAGAGCCCAGGTAACTCCCTGGTGCTGTAATCTgagcctgcagagccaggagcccGAGCAGTGGATTTGTGCTAAAT
It contains:
- the SURF6 gene encoding surfeit locus protein 6, which translates into the protein MASLAAQDSYLQGLARRAGVQHAPESRKRKFVSKPGQPEDAGRQAKKQKKKKPRKQTEKKNAPSAKHVVSNTSKPTPGQKAAPQASKSSPQGGTQNRKESLPTGSKSELSSPSVSAISLLRQRLHEKIKKASGQDNAKELTPAVLEKRQRRKYERERKKRRRKELKMKAKMEKKETEEVPAEPENKKEESKAEIVFNRVEVHEENELNKIQKKKEKRKAVKGNITPLTGKNYKQLLSRLEIRKNKLEELKEKDEKKAQELETKIKWTNALYKAEGVKIRDDEERLKEALKRKEKRKAQRKRQWQERTVRVVEKMQQRQDKRKKNIQKKKKERIEKKKARARKKGRVLPEDLKKAGLK